Sequence from the Actinomycetota bacterium genome:
CCGTCAGCCCTCACATCCTGCGGCACAGCCGGGTTATCTCCCCTCCGGTTGCCGCGTGAGGGACCTGGGACTTGGAGACAAAGTAGCACGTGCCTGACAAGTATTCGAACCTCTGTCGGTGTCGAGAGTTACCTTCGGCCCATGATGGATTCGACGAGTACTGAGTTCCGGGCCGAGCGTGCCGTGTCCCCGGTGGACGGCGGCGAGCTGTGGGTGGTGCTCGACCCTCGGTTGGTCCTGCACCGCGAGGCGAGCGACTTCCTGCGATGCCTGCAGGGCGCCGGGCGGTCGCCACACACGATCCGCGCCTACGCCGGGCGGGTGGCCCGGTTCCTGGGCTGGTGCCAGGCGCAGGGGGTGGATTGGCGACGGATCGGCCTGCCGGATCTGGCTCGGTTCAAACGGTGGCTCGAGTCCTCTCCCGGCCGGCGTGGTCGGACCCGGCGTGGTTCGACCGTCAACGCCGTGCTGACGGCGGTGTGTGAGTTCCTCCGGTTCTGCGCGCGGACCGGGTTGGTCGAACCGGTGGTGGCCGAACGGCTCTCCGAGCCGCGGTGGCTGCCGTTCACCCCGCCGGGCATGGACACCGGGGAGTCCGGTCAGTTCCGCACGGTCCGGGCCCGAGCGCTCAAAGCGAAGGCCGAAACGCCATTCCCTGATGCGCTTTCCGCGGAGCAGGTGGCACAGGTGTTGGCCTGTTGCCGGCGGCCGCGGGAACGGTTCCTGGTGATCTTGTTGCTGCACACCGGGCTTCGGATCGGTGAGGCGCTCGGGTTGCGCCGATGCGACATGCACCTGCTGCCCGACTCCCGGAGTCTGGGATGCCCGACGGTGGGCGCCCACGTGCACGTCCGGCACCGGGCGAACCCGAACGGCGCGTTGGCCAAGTCCCGGTTCCCGCGCACTGTGCCGGCCAGCGACGCGGTGCTGGCCGGCTACGCCGACTATCAGTACGAACGCACCCGGATCGTGGGCGGGTCAGGCACCGACATGGTGCTGGTGAACCTGTATCACGAACCGCTCGGCGCGCCGATGACCTACCGGGCGGCGAAACGCTTCTTTGACCGGCTGGCCCGTGACTGCTCCTTCCCGGTCCGCCCGCACATGCTGCGCCACTCGGCGGCCACCAACTGGATCCGGGCAGGGGTCGACATAGACGTCGTGCAAAAGCTTCTCGGTCACGCATCGCTGGCATCAACAACGGTGTACCTGCACGCCCGGGACGAGGACAAGCGCCGCGCGGTCGCGGCCGTCGCGGAAGGGCGGCGATACCGGTGACCGGGCCGGCGCCGCGACTGGTCGGCGGCCCTCGCCGGGACCGGGAATCCGGCGGGGCGGGATGGTTGGGCTGGCTGCGCGCGCACCTGGATCCGGTGTGGCGGCCGGGGGAATGGGACGGGCAGGCGTGGTTGTTCACCGGGGATCTGCACAGCGACCGGACCGCGGCGTGGCCGTGCCGAACCCCGGGTTGCCCGACCGCGACCCGCTGGCATCACGGCCGCTGCGACGGCTGCCGACGGGCCCGCGCCGGGGCCGGGCTCAGCTGGGAGGGCTTCGATGCCGACCCGCCGCCACGTCTGGTCCGGCCGCTGCTGCCCATCGGCCGATGCTCGGTGCCCGGCTGCGACAGTGAGCTGCACTGCCGCGGGCTGTGTTTGCGGCACGAAAAGGCCTGGCGAAAGGACAAGTCCGAGCCCATCGAGGAGTTCGCGGCCCGGGCCCGTCCGTTGTCGCGGGCGCCGGACTGCCTGATCGCCGGTTGCCTGCGGGAGCGCGTCACCCGTCGTGGGCTCTGCCGGTTCCACAGCAACCGTTACCTGCGAGCCGATCCGACCAGCCGGACCGCGGCCGGGCTGGCCGGGTGGGTGGCCGCCGAGCGGCCACTGCTCGGCATGCACCAGTTCTGCCTGGCCGGGCTGCCCGAGTTGGTCGCTGTCGAGGTGCTCTACGCGTTGCAACGCAGGGACCTGTCCCCGCCGCCGATGGACCCGACCGGGGTGCGGATCCTGCTGACCCGGCTGGCCGGTGCCCGATCGCTGCGGGAGGCCGATCCGCAGGCCGTCTGCGAGAGCGGCGGCACCCAGTACAACTCGGCGATCAGGGGACTGTTCCGGGACCTGCGGCTGCACCTGGACCGCGCCTGGGCCCAGCACACCGGCATCGACCCGACCGCCGGTGA
This genomic interval carries:
- a CDS encoding tyrosine-type recombinase/integrase, translated to MMDSTSTEFRAERAVSPVDGGELWVVLDPRLVLHREASDFLRCLQGAGRSPHTIRAYAGRVARFLGWCQAQGVDWRRIGLPDLARFKRWLESSPGRRGRTRRGSTVNAVLTAVCEFLRFCARTGLVEPVVAERLSEPRWLPFTPPGMDTGESGQFRTVRARALKAKAETPFPDALSAEQVAQVLACCRRPRERFLVILLLHTGLRIGEALGLRRCDMHLLPDSRSLGCPTVGAHVHVRHRANPNGALAKSRFPRTVPASDAVLAGYADYQYERTRIVGGSGTDMVLVNLYHEPLGAPMTYRAAKRFFDRLARDCSFPVRPHMLRHSAATNWIRAGVDIDVVQKLLGHASLASTTVYLHARDEDKRRAVAAVAEGRRYR